In Canis lupus familiaris isolate Mischka breed German Shepherd chromosome 5, alternate assembly UU_Cfam_GSD_1.0, whole genome shotgun sequence, a genomic segment contains:
- the LOC119876295 gene encoding 60S ribosomal protein L23a-like, translating into MVPKVKKEALAPPKAKAKALKAKKAELKGMHSHKKKKIRRSPTLQRPKTLSLRRQPKYPQKSAPRRNKLDHYAIIKFPLTTESAMKKTEDNTLVFIVDVKANKHQAVKKLYDIDVAKVNTLIRPDGEKKAYVRLAPDYDALDVANKIGII; encoded by the coding sequence ATGGTGCCAAAGGTGAAGAAGGAAGCCCTtgcccctcccaaagccaaagcaaaagctttgaaagctaagaaagcggaGCTGAAAGGcatgcacagtcacaaaaaaaagaagatccgcaGGTCACCTACACTCCAACGACCCAAGACCCTGAGTCTccgaaggcagcccaaatatcctcaaaagagcgcccccaggagaaacaagcttgatcactatgccatcatcaagttccccttgactactgagtcagccatgaagaaaacagaagacaacacacttgtgttcattgtggatgtcaaggccaataagcaccaggctgtgaagaagctctatgacattgatgtggccaaggtcaacaccttaatcaggcctgatggagagaagaaagcatatgttcgactggctcctgactatgatgctttggatgttgccaacaaaattgggatcatctaa